One part of the Salvelinus sp. IW2-2015 linkage group LG28, ASM291031v2, whole genome shotgun sequence genome encodes these proteins:
- the spint1b gene encoding kunitz-type protease inhibitor 1b isoform X2, with product MTALCIWSILGSALLLLSIVCQDNAQVTNGEDCAGNFNVGNENFVLDTEDSVKVGASFISSPTVTEALDCVDHCCQDPNCNLALIENGAEKGSVKTCFLFNCLYKREYVCRFVNKVGFTNYILDSVYEDYLGGPESTRDDEDKFPTAKAGRDIVVQPNDTVTLNGIESWDDKVITSYKWGLVKGDNTVEITKTDLKDQVMLSNLKPGMYIFQLKVTDSSNQSAMDQISVLVLTPEQSEGHCLVPKKVGHCRGAFPRWHYNGASEKCEEFIFGGCKGNRNNYLSLQECSDACHGVSAVSGRSIGVPTEGEVCGSPCNSGQFTCDNGCCLDEVQECDTVAQCSDGSDEASCDKLNQTFTRLLNIDVDKSRARCTETPRTGPCRASHSHWYYDPLNRKCHRFTYGGCDGNDNNFDVEESCKETCKGVTEHDVFARGVFERYEEEESESGSIAIAIVLAVAIMAVLAALGYCFLKHRKDRSQHQPVATNVPHVAFEERDTLVYNTTTKPV from the exons ATGACGGCTCTGTGTATTTGGTCAATATTAGGATCCGCGCTGTTGCTCCTGTCAATAGTCTGCCAAGACAACGCACAGGTTACAAATGGAGAAGACTGCGCCGGGAATTTCAATGTGGGCAATGAAAACTTTGTGCTAGACACTGAAGACTCTGTCAAAGTAGGAGCCAGTTTCATCTCGTCCCCAACTGTAACCGAAGCTTTAGACTGTGTTGACCATTGTTGCCAAGACCCTAATTGCAACTTGGCTCTGATTGAGAATGGTGCAGAGAAAGGCTCggttaaaacatgttttctgtTTAACTGCCTGTACAAGAGAGAGTATGTCTGCAGGTTTGTGAACAAAGTGGGATTCACAAATTACATTTTGGACTCAGTCTATGAAGATTACCTGGGAGGACCTGAAAGCACCCGTG ATGATGAGGATAAGTTCCCCACTGCCAAAGCGGGCCGGGACATTGTGGTCCAACCCAACGACACGGTGACATTGAATGGCATTGAGAGCTGGGATGACAAAGTGATAACTAGCTACAAGTGGGGCCTTGTGAAGGGGGACAACACGGTGGAAATTACG AAAACGGACCTGAAGGATCAGGTGATGCTGAGCAACCTGAAACCTGGGATGTACATCTTCCAGCTAAAGGTCACCGACTCCAGCAACCAGTCAGCCATGGATCAGATCTCCGTCCTCGTCCTCACTCCAGAACAGTCTGAGG GTCACTGTCTGGTCCCCAAAAAGGTGGGTCACTGTCGAGGAGCCTTCCCTAGGTGGCACTACAACGGTGCGTCAGAGAAGTGCGAGGAGTTCATCTTCGGGGGCTGCAAGGGGAACCgcaacaactacctctccctgcAGGAGTGCTCCGACGCCTGCCATGGCGTGTCAG CTGTGTCAGGAAGAAGTATTGGCGTGCCTACTGAAG ggGAGGTTTGTGGCTCCCCCTGTAACTCCGGTCAGTTTACTTGTGACAACGGCTGCTGTCTGGATGAAGTCCAGGAGTGTGACACGGTGGCTCAGTGCAGCGACGGCTCTGACGAGGCATCCTGCGACAAAC TGAACCAGACCTTCACTCGTCTGCTGAACATTGATGTGGACAAAAGTAGGG cacgcTGCACCGAGACCCCCAGGACGGGGCCGTGCCGTGCCAGCCACTCCCACTGGTACTATGACCCGCTCAACAGGAAGTGCCATCGCTTCACATACGGGGGCTGTGACGGCAACGACAACAACTTTGACGTGGAGGAGAGCTGCAAAGAGACCTGCAAGGGCGTGACAG AACATGACGTGTTTGCAAGGGGAGTGTTTGAACGCTACGAGGAAGAGGAAAGTGAGTCCG GGTCCATCGCTATAGCTATAGTGTTAGCGGTAGCCATCATGGCGGTGCTGGCTGCCCTGGGTTACTGCTTCCTGAAGCATAGGAAGGACCGTTCGCAGCACCAGCCCGTGGCCACCAACGTCCCCCATGTTGCTTTCGAAGAACGAGACACCCTGGTTTACAACACCACCACCAAGCCTGTCTGA
- the spint1b gene encoding kunitz-type protease inhibitor 1b isoform X1, producing MTALCIWSILGSALLLLSIVCQDNAQVTNGEDCAGNFNVGNENFVLDTEDSVKVGASFISSPTVTEALDCVDHCCQDPNCNLALIENGAEKGSVKTCFLFNCLYKREYVCRFVNKVGFTNYILDSVYEDYLGGPESTRGKIKTRLTPVTDDEDKFPTAKAGRDIVVQPNDTVTLNGIESWDDKVITSYKWGLVKGDNTVEITKTDLKDQVMLSNLKPGMYIFQLKVTDSSNQSAMDQISVLVLTPEQSEGHCLVPKKVGHCRGAFPRWHYNGASEKCEEFIFGGCKGNRNNYLSLQECSDACHGVSAVSGRSIGVPTEGEVCGSPCNSGQFTCDNGCCLDEVQECDTVAQCSDGSDEASCDKLNQTFTRLLNIDVDKSRARCTETPRTGPCRASHSHWYYDPLNRKCHRFTYGGCDGNDNNFDVEESCKETCKGVTEHDVFARGVFERYEEEESESGSIAIAIVLAVAIMAVLAALGYCFLKHRKDRSQHQPVATNVPHVAFEERDTLVYNTTTKPV from the exons ATGACGGCTCTGTGTATTTGGTCAATATTAGGATCCGCGCTGTTGCTCCTGTCAATAGTCTGCCAAGACAACGCACAGGTTACAAATGGAGAAGACTGCGCCGGGAATTTCAATGTGGGCAATGAAAACTTTGTGCTAGACACTGAAGACTCTGTCAAAGTAGGAGCCAGTTTCATCTCGTCCCCAACTGTAACCGAAGCTTTAGACTGTGTTGACCATTGTTGCCAAGACCCTAATTGCAACTTGGCTCTGATTGAGAATGGTGCAGAGAAAGGCTCggttaaaacatgttttctgtTTAACTGCCTGTACAAGAGAGAGTATGTCTGCAGGTTTGTGAACAAAGTGGGATTCACAAATTACATTTTGGACTCAGTCTATGAAGATTACCTGGGAGGACCTGAAAGCACCCGTGGTAAGATCAAGACTCGACTCACTCCAGTTACAG ATGATGAGGATAAGTTCCCCACTGCCAAAGCGGGCCGGGACATTGTGGTCCAACCCAACGACACGGTGACATTGAATGGCATTGAGAGCTGGGATGACAAAGTGATAACTAGCTACAAGTGGGGCCTTGTGAAGGGGGACAACACGGTGGAAATTACG AAAACGGACCTGAAGGATCAGGTGATGCTGAGCAACCTGAAACCTGGGATGTACATCTTCCAGCTAAAGGTCACCGACTCCAGCAACCAGTCAGCCATGGATCAGATCTCCGTCCTCGTCCTCACTCCAGAACAGTCTGAGG GTCACTGTCTGGTCCCCAAAAAGGTGGGTCACTGTCGAGGAGCCTTCCCTAGGTGGCACTACAACGGTGCGTCAGAGAAGTGCGAGGAGTTCATCTTCGGGGGCTGCAAGGGGAACCgcaacaactacctctccctgcAGGAGTGCTCCGACGCCTGCCATGGCGTGTCAG CTGTGTCAGGAAGAAGTATTGGCGTGCCTACTGAAG ggGAGGTTTGTGGCTCCCCCTGTAACTCCGGTCAGTTTACTTGTGACAACGGCTGCTGTCTGGATGAAGTCCAGGAGTGTGACACGGTGGCTCAGTGCAGCGACGGCTCTGACGAGGCATCCTGCGACAAAC TGAACCAGACCTTCACTCGTCTGCTGAACATTGATGTGGACAAAAGTAGGG cacgcTGCACCGAGACCCCCAGGACGGGGCCGTGCCGTGCCAGCCACTCCCACTGGTACTATGACCCGCTCAACAGGAAGTGCCATCGCTTCACATACGGGGGCTGTGACGGCAACGACAACAACTTTGACGTGGAGGAGAGCTGCAAAGAGACCTGCAAGGGCGTGACAG AACATGACGTGTTTGCAAGGGGAGTGTTTGAACGCTACGAGGAAGAGGAAAGTGAGTCCG GGTCCATCGCTATAGCTATAGTGTTAGCGGTAGCCATCATGGCGGTGCTGGCTGCCCTGGGTTACTGCTTCCTGAAGCATAGGAAGGACCGTTCGCAGCACCAGCCCGTGGCCACCAACGTCCCCCATGTTGCTTTCGAAGAACGAGACACCCTGGTTTACAACACCACCACCAAGCCTGTCTGA